CTTAACATTCTTCCAAACAGATTATAGTGATAAGCAGGCGTTTGTGGTAACTGATGGAACCCAGTGTGGCTTACCAAATACTCAAACATGTACATTCATTAGAAATGTAGCTGAAGCATCTATTGATGGTTGGGAATTTGAAGGGGTAGCTACCCCCACTGACTCTCTTACAATACGAGCTACAATAGGAACTATGGATCCTAAATATAATAAGTATGAAATGGGTATATATGGTGATATTTCTGGTAAAGCTAAACTTATTTATGCTCCTGAATTAACAACAAACTTAACCGTTGAGCATGATTCGCAGGCTTTTGGTGGAGACTTAACGCTAAGTGCAGGATGGAGTTATAAAGACGAAGTCTATGGTACAGCAGGATGGGAAACTTATAGTTTCCAAACTGGCCCACAGATTATTGTTGAAGACTATAGATCACTTGATGTTTCTGCAACATGGCTTAAGCCTACAGATAATGGTACTTTTAAAGCTGTTCTTTACGGAACAGATGTATTAGAAAGTGGCAATAGAGTTAGTCGTGCTTTTGATGCCGGAGCATTTGGTTGGCTAGAAATAGTCCCAAGAAGGCAAGTAGGAGTAACTTTAGGATTAGAATTTTAATTCTTAAGCTACAAATAAAAAAAACCCTCTTTTAGAGGGTTTTTTTTACTTAAAAGTTGACTTGGTTAATTGTTAATTAAGCTTATAATAATTCTTTAAGGGGGAGAAAATGAATCAAGATAAGACTAAACAAGCACCTGGAGAGGCTAGATGTCCTGGCCCTTCTACCGCTGACATAATTGCAAAAGACCCTGGAGGAGCACCTCCACCATTTCTAGAAGAATCTTATTCTTTTATTGGAGATGAAGATATTTCATTCGATCATTACACCTCTGAGCAATTCTTTAATGAAGAAATGGATAAAATGTGGGCAAATACCTGGCAATGGGCTTGCAGACTTGAACATATACCTGATATTGGAGATTATTATGTCTATGATATTGGAAATCTTTCGGTATTAATTGTAAATACAAAAAAGGGTATAAAAGGATTCTATAATTCATGCCTTCATAGAGGTACTCAACTTAAACCTTGTGCATCTGCAGGTAGATCAAATAATTTAAGATGCCCCTATCATGGATGGACTTGGTCTCTGGAAGGAAAACTTTTAGAAGTACCGTGTGATTGGGATTTTCCACATCTTAACTGGGAAAAGTCAAAACTACCAGAGGTTAATGTGGAGATGTGGGGTGGTTTTATATTTGTAAATTTATCTAAAGATCCTGAACCTTTATTAGATTATTTAGGAGTTTTACCAGATCATTTTAAGAAATGGCCTCTTGAAGATAGATATGTGGCTCTTCATGTAAGAAAAGTACTTCCTGCCAATTGGAAAGCTTGCATAGAAGCTTTCTTAGAAGCTTATCATGTATTGGAAACTCATTCTCAAGCTATAAATTATGCTGGAGATGCAAATGCTCAATACGATGTATTCGGAAATAATGTTACTCGTTTTATTCATACTCTGGGATATAAAAGTCCACATGTTAAGGAAGAGTTATCTCAACAACAGATTTTAGATAGTGCTATGGGGGTTAAACATCCAAAAGAGCATGAAGAATCTAAACTTATAGTTCCTGATGGAAAAACCGCAAGAGAAATTTTTGCAGCTAATACCAAGAAAAATTTAGGTGAAGCATATAAAATGGATTTTTCTGATGCCACTATTACTGAAACTATAGATTCAATAGAGTATCACTTATTTCCTAATGCATGTTTTTTCCCAGGCTTATCGTTACCTATGGTTTATAGGTTTAGGCCAAATGGAGATGATGTTGATTCAACAATTTTTGATCTCTTATTTATGGAGCCAATACCTGAAGGAAAGACCTGCCCTCCTCCTGCTGAACCCTATGATTTAGGAATTGAGGATTCTTACTGCTCTGTACCAGGAATAAATGTTGGACTTGGAGGAGTTTATGACCAAGATACAATTAATCTAGAATCACAACAAAGAGGATTTAAAACAAGTAAAAAAGGTGCTCAAACATTAGGAAACTATCAAGAAGTAAGAATAAGGCACTTCCATCAAATGATTAATAGCTACATAGGAAAGTATTCATGAGTGTTTCTGATAAAAAAATTCAAGAAGTAGTAGATAAACAAGATATATATGACTTGATGGTCAGGTATAGCAGGGGTGTAGATCGATGTGATATTGAAACACTTAAATCAGTTTATTGGTCAGATGCCACTGATGATCACGGAACTTTTAATGGTAATGCATGGGAGTTTGCTGATTATTTAATACCAGCTCTAAGCGGAATGGATCAAACTATGCATTTTATTGGAAATGTTTCTATAGATTTTATCGATGAAAAAAAAGCAAAAGCAGAAACATATGTCTCTGCTTATCACTATATACCCGGGGAAGGCGCTCATAATGATATGATTGTTGGTGGAAGATATATAGATGATCTTGAGAAAAGAGGAGATGAATGGAAGATCAAACACAGGCTTTATGTAATGGATTGGAACCAAAATTTTCAATCAACCGCTGAATGGAATGAAGGTCTTTATGGCCAACTTAAAACAAGGGGAAAGAAATTCCCTAAAGACCCCTTTTATCTAAAGTAAAAAAATACTATGAAAACAATTAATATAATCTCTTTCTTATTTATACTTTTACTATCTTCATGTTCATCAGATGAAGAAATAGTAGGCTTCTTAGAAGGTGCTGGTGAGTTAACAAATATTGAAATACCTCAAGATATTGTGGTTCAAAGAACTAAAAATCAGCAAGAAGCGGCCTTAAATAGGATTAATAAAACCAAGGAAATACTATTTGGTGATTTACATGTTCACAGCACTTATTCTACTGATGCAAACCTTTGGAGTCTTCCAATTCAATATGGAAGGAATGAAGGTGCTCATCCAGTAGCCGATGCATGCGATTATGCAAGATTTTGTTCTTCTGTGGATTTTTGGTCTATAAATGACCATGCTGAGGCAACCACTGCTAGAAAATGGAGTTCTACAAAAGAAGCTATTCGTTCATGTAATGCTGTAACTTCAAGTAATTCTATGAATCCTGATATGGTAACTTTTCTTGGCTGGGAATGGACCCAAGCAGCAGGTGAGAGAGATGCTCATTATGGGCATAAAAATGTTATCTTGCTTGAAGAGGAAGAAGATAAAGTGCCTTTAAGACCAATCGCTTCAACTGGTACTGGAAGTGATTTTATTAGAGGTAGAATACCCTTATTTGATATAGCTGCAGGTGTTTCAGATCTTGTAGCTAAAGAAGACATGCAGCGTATTCAAAATTTTGTTACCTTTAATGATGAATATAAACCTATAGAAGACTGCAAAGGAGATGAGTCTTTATGGGACGAGAATTGTTATGAAGACGCTTCTACGCCTGAAGAACTTTTTACTAAATTAGAAAATCTAAATGTAGACCATATGGTTATCCCGCATGGCAATGCTTGGGGTATATATACCCCCCTAGGTCAGTCATGGGATAAGCAATTATCAGAAACTAAACCAGAACAAGATCGTGAATTCTTGATAGAAGTGATGTCTGGTCATGGTAACTCAGAGGAATATAGGGAATTTAAAACTATCATAATAGATGAAGATGGGAATATCAGTTGTCCAATGCCTACAAAAGATTATGAACCTTCTTGTTGGAGAGCTGGGAAAATTGTAGAAGATAGATGTCTGACTGAAGGAAAAAATAAAGAAAGTTGCTCTTTGCTTCGCAAGGAAAAGAGTCAAGAATTTGCTGAATCAAGAATGAATCAAAGAGGTGAAATTGTTGGAAAAACCAAAATGGAAGAATGGTTAAATGCAGGTCAATGTACTGACTGCTTCTTGCCCTCTTATAACTATAGACCAAAAAGCTCTGTTCAATATTCATTAGCTAAAACAGATTTCTCAGATCCAAATAACCCAAAAAATTATAGATGGGGATTTATAGCTGCAAGCGATGTTCATAGTGCTAGACCAGGAACAGGTTATAAAGAGGTATTAAGACTCAAGAACACTGATGGAAATGGCCCATCAGAACCAAAAGTTGCTGCTGCCCTTCCTGGTATATCAAGTAATATTGAATTAGCTAGATTCTCTTCCTTTTTAACTACAGGCGGACTAGCTGCTGTTCACTCTAAAGATAGAACAAAGCAATCTATATGGAAAGCCTTAAATAATAAAGAAACCTATGGAACTAGTGGCGATAGAATATTACTTTGGTTTGATTTGATTAATGGAGAGAAAGGTAAAATGCCGATGGGCAGTGAAACTGTTGTAAAAGAAAGCCCATTATTTGAAGTTAATGCAGTTGGTGCCTTTAAACAAAACCCAGGCTGCCCAAAATTTAGCTTAAATTCCTTAGATCCTGATAGATTAGAAAAACTATGCGGTGGAGAGTGCTATAACCCTTCGGATGAAAGAAAAATTATTTCTAGAATAGAAATTATAAGAATCTTGCCTCAAACTTCCCAAAATGAAGACTTAGGAAAACTAATAGAAGACCCGTGGAAAACTTTTGTTTGTGAGCCTGATGAAACAGGATGTACATTCGAATTCCAAGATGATGAATTTATTTCACTTGATAGAAAGGCTGTTTATTATGCTCGAGCTATCCAAGAGGCATCTGACACCATCAATGCAGATAACTTAAGATGCGAATACGATGAGAACGGAATTTGCATCAAGGTGAATCCTTGTTATGGCGACTATAAAACCTCTAAAACAGATGATTGTCTTGCTCCTAGTGAAGAAAGAGCTTGGTCCTCCCCTATATTTATAAATAAACTTTAACTAAAATTTTAGAGGACCCTTCGCAATATACTTATCTATTGTCTGGTGATAATGACGTAATCTACTTTCTTGATAATTTGCATATGTAACTGCACCTTTTTTTGAAGTTCTTAACCCAGCTTCAACTTCAGGTATGTTTGACATATCTTGATCAAAAATAACACCTATACCAGTTAATTCTTCGGCATCAGTCCAATTTTGATCTTCTGTTAGATGATGGATTGGCAAAGGTTCATAGTTGTCTTCGGCATCAGGGTCTGCTGAATTTCTTTCTAGAAAGAAAGCTTCCATGATTGCTGAATCAACTCTAGTTCCATTAGGTCTAAATCTATATATAAGATTATTTGCAAAACCGCCCCATGGAGAGAAATTAGGAAAAACATTGTAAACAATAGCGTCTAACATTTCTGCATCAGATTTATCAGAATAATCATGGCCATCTCTTTGATGATAGTTATCCCTCATAGTCTGAGCTGCAACCTTTCTTGCTTCTTCGCCTTCTTTAATAAGAACTTTATCATCTGCATCTACTCTTCCTGATCCATAAAATATAGTGTCTAAAATCTCTTGTTCATCCACCTCCCAACAGTGAGGACTAGGTTTGCCAGTTAATGCAATATTTCTATTCATGTGGTCTCCATAAATATCATATCTTGCATTCTCATCAGTTGTAAAAGGCATAATCTCAGGATGAATCTCAGTAGCATGAAAAGATTCCATAAATGCTTCTTGGACAGTTTTCCAATTTCCAGGTACTACCTTAGAAACATGAATAACTTTTTTACAATTTCCCAAATTCCATCTTTTATGATGCTCAGGAAGAGGTTCTAAATACTTTTCAAGCGAAATTGCATTATCATCCATATTAATAAATACAAAGCCTTCCCATATTTCAACTCTTACTTCAGGAAGATTCCATTCATCGTCCTTTACATGGGGAAAATCCCATGAAGCTGGCGTGTGTTTAAGAGATCCATCTAAATTCCAACAGTAACCATGGAATGGACACTTTAGATCCATACTATGCGTTCTATGAGTCTTTAATTTTCTTCCTCTATGCAAACAAGAATTGTAAAAAGCTTGAATCTTATCTTCTTCTGTTCTGACAATAATAAAAGACCAATTTAGAATATCATAAACCAAGCTATCGCCAACCTTAGGAATATCCTCTACTCTGCAAGCAAATTGCCAAACTCTTGTCCACATGCATTCAGCTTCAGCTTTAAAATACTCTTCTGAAATATATCTATCTGCCGAGATATCTTCTGATCCGAGAAATTCAAAATTCTCTTCAACCATAAATGCAGGTACTTTTTGAGAATCTTCATCTAAATATTCTGTATAACTTTTATAAGGAGATCTAGCGTCTCCTGCTTTTTTTACTGTATCTTTATCTTTTACATTCTGATTCATTTATAATCTCCTAAACGTTTTTATACGAAGCGTCACTTAAATTTCTTGCGCCCCTTAACAGCTGATCAACAGCTGGCGGATGTCCCCATGTATCTGTTGATGGCTCTAATTGATTCCAATCAAATATAGCTTGTCTATGAGTGATTTTCCATACTCCATCTCTTTTTTCAAGTGTATCTAGATACCTTCCCGCCGCAACCATATGAGAACTTGAACCTTCAATATCAAGCGTATGAAAAGCTAAAAAGTAACTCTCAGTAGTTGCTTTATCAGCATCCAGCTTTATAAGAATATTACAAATACAATGTTGGGTTTGCTCCATAGTTTCTAAAACTGGCATTACCCAAGTTACAAAATCTTCCGCAGTACCAACAAATTGTCCATGATCATCTGTTGCACCTGGATGGAAACATGATTTCATTAGATCTGCATCACACCTATCAACACTTCTAGCTAAATTATAAATTA
Above is a window of SAR86 cluster bacterium DNA encoding:
- a CDS encoding aromatic ring-hydroxylating dioxygenase subunit alpha, producing MNQDKTKQAPGEARCPGPSTADIIAKDPGGAPPPFLEESYSFIGDEDISFDHYTSEQFFNEEMDKMWANTWQWACRLEHIPDIGDYYVYDIGNLSVLIVNTKKGIKGFYNSCLHRGTQLKPCASAGRSNNLRCPYHGWTWSLEGKLLEVPCDWDFPHLNWEKSKLPEVNVEMWGGFIFVNLSKDPEPLLDYLGVLPDHFKKWPLEDRYVALHVRKVLPANWKACIEAFLEAYHVLETHSQAINYAGDANAQYDVFGNNVTRFIHTLGYKSPHVKEELSQQQILDSAMGVKHPKEHEESKLIVPDGKTAREIFAANTKKNLGEAYKMDFSDATITETIDSIEYHLFPNACFFPGLSLPMVYRFRPNGDDVDSTIFDLLFMEPIPEGKTCPPPAEPYDLGIEDSYCSVPGINVGLGGVYDQDTINLESQQRGFKTSKKGAQTLGNYQEVRIRHFHQMINSYIGKYS
- a CDS encoding nuclear transport factor 2 family protein, giving the protein MSVSDKKIQEVVDKQDIYDLMVRYSRGVDRCDIETLKSVYWSDATDDHGTFNGNAWEFADYLIPALSGMDQTMHFIGNVSIDFIDEKKAKAETYVSAYHYIPGEGAHNDMIVGGRYIDDLEKRGDEWKIKHRLYVMDWNQNFQSTAEWNEGLYGQLKTRGKKFPKDPFYLK
- a CDS encoding DUF3604 domain-containing protein, with the protein product MKTINIISFLFILLLSSCSSDEEIVGFLEGAGELTNIEIPQDIVVQRTKNQQEAALNRINKTKEILFGDLHVHSTYSTDANLWSLPIQYGRNEGAHPVADACDYARFCSSVDFWSINDHAEATTARKWSSTKEAIRSCNAVTSSNSMNPDMVTFLGWEWTQAAGERDAHYGHKNVILLEEEEDKVPLRPIASTGTGSDFIRGRIPLFDIAAGVSDLVAKEDMQRIQNFVTFNDEYKPIEDCKGDESLWDENCYEDASTPEELFTKLENLNVDHMVIPHGNAWGIYTPLGQSWDKQLSETKPEQDREFLIEVMSGHGNSEEYREFKTIIIDEDGNISCPMPTKDYEPSCWRAGKIVEDRCLTEGKNKESCSLLRKEKSQEFAESRMNQRGEIVGKTKMEEWLNAGQCTDCFLPSYNYRPKSSVQYSLAKTDFSDPNNPKNYRWGFIAASDVHSARPGTGYKEVLRLKNTDGNGPSEPKVAAALPGISSNIELARFSSFLTTGGLAAVHSKDRTKQSIWKALNNKETYGTSGDRILLWFDLINGEKGKMPMGSETVVKESPLFEVNAVGAFKQNPGCPKFSLNSLDPDRLEKLCGGECYNPSDERKIISRIEIIRILPQTSQNEDLGKLIEDPWKTFVCEPDETGCTFEFQDDEFISLDRKAVYYARAIQEASDTINADNLRCEYDENGICIKVNPCYGDYKTSKTDDCLAPSEERAWSSPIFINKL
- a CDS encoding aromatic ring-hydroxylating dioxygenase subunit alpha, whose translation is MNQNVKDKDTVKKAGDARSPYKSYTEYLDEDSQKVPAFMVEENFEFLGSEDISADRYISEEYFKAEAECMWTRVWQFACRVEDIPKVGDSLVYDILNWSFIIVRTEEDKIQAFYNSCLHRGRKLKTHRTHSMDLKCPFHGYCWNLDGSLKHTPASWDFPHVKDDEWNLPEVRVEIWEGFVFINMDDNAISLEKYLEPLPEHHKRWNLGNCKKVIHVSKVVPGNWKTVQEAFMESFHATEIHPEIMPFTTDENARYDIYGDHMNRNIALTGKPSPHCWEVDEQEILDTIFYGSGRVDADDKVLIKEGEEARKVAAQTMRDNYHQRDGHDYSDKSDAEMLDAIVYNVFPNFSPWGGFANNLIYRFRPNGTRVDSAIMEAFFLERNSADPDAEDNYEPLPIHHLTEDQNWTDAEELTGIGVIFDQDMSNIPEVEAGLRTSKKGAVTYANYQESRLRHYHQTIDKYIAKGPLKF
- a CDS encoding nuclear transport factor 2 family protein, with the protein product MSERDLTRLEIAADKLEIQEVIYNLARSVDRCDADLMKSCFHPGATDDHGQFVGTAEDFVTWVMPVLETMEQTQHCICNILIKLDADKATTESYFLAFHTLDIEGSSSHMVAAGRYLDTLEKRDGVWKITHRQAIFDWNQLEPSTDTWGHPPAVDQLLRGARNLSDASYKNV